A stretch of the Lolium perenne isolate Kyuss_39 chromosome 3, Kyuss_2.0, whole genome shotgun sequence genome encodes the following:
- the LOC127342565 gene encoding F-box protein At2g32560: protein MLALVATFVFSCLLFLSKPCARDMRLFLASICQELALSLLGFLAGYRLLGGVASTATAADAMPLMQSFKRKRPAAKVESAEDTGEPSVLDLPELAIDCILAKLPPAELRNMAAVCRSMRDRCRSDHFWESHMSRKWGSVLGTAAREEWRSYLSSSTAPGGGASCGSAGSAKHRRWLAALSCVCPVVSWMRPRADGAAGRSVGPVLDDSVMSWYLHMESGKFWFPAQVYNREHGHVGFMMSCYDAELSYDFRTDSFRARYPPHGRRTVVVEDGVHWDRIRAAPVETLAHDLHASDSLHQLRPGDNIEIQWRRNKEFPYGWWYGVVGHLESCDGNEHFCRCHLSDTVVLEFNQYTPGSRWRQSLVNRKDHREEGNEGVGFYGGIRKLHKKDEISKWKQLWPTDILE from the exons ATGCTTGCCCTGGTCGCCACCTTCGTCTTCTCCTGCCTCCTCTTCCTGTCCAAGCCATGCGCCCGTGACATGAGATTGTTCCTCGCCTCCATCTGCCAAGAACTCGCGCTCTCGCTGCTCGGATTCTTGGCCGGCTACAGGCTGCTCGGAGGCGTCGCCTCCACGGCCACGGCCGCCGACGCCATGCCGCTCATGCAGTCCTTCAAGAGGAAGCGCCCAGCGGCCAAGGTGGAGAGCGCCGAGGACACCGGTGAGCCCTCCGTGCTCGACCTCCCGGAGCTGGCAATCGACTGCATTCTCGCCAAGCTGCCGCCGGCAGAGCTGCGGAACATGGCCGCCGTCTGCCGTTCCATGCGGGACCGCTGCCGGAGCGACCACTTCTGGGAGAGCCACATGTCCCGCAAGTGGGGCTCGGTCCTGGGCACCGCCGCCAGGGAAGAGTGGAGGTCGTATCTGTCCTCGTCGACCGCGcccggtggcggcgcctcgtgcggCTCTGCTGGCAGCGCCAAGCACCGGAGGTGGCTCGCCGCGCTGTCCTGCGTCTGTCCGGTGGTGTCCTGGATGCGGCCTCGGGCCGACGGTGCCGCCGGCAGGTCGGTGGGTCCTGTGCTGGATGATTCCGTCATGTCGTGGTATCTCCACATGGAGAGCGGCAAGTTCTGGTTCCCGGCACAAGTCTACAACCGAGAG CATGGACATGTTGGGTTCATGATGTCATGCTATGATGCAGAGCTCAGCTATGATTTCCGCACAGACTCGTTCCGTGCAAG GTATCCACCACATGGGCGACGAACTGTCGTCGTGGAGGATGGTGTGCATTGGGACAGGATCAGGGCAGCTCCGGTCGAAACCCTTGCACATGATCTGCATGCCTCTGACAGCCTACATCAACTCCGGCCCGGCGATAACATTGAGATTCAGTGGAGAAGGAACAAGGAGTTCCCATATG GCTGGTGGTATGGAGTTGTTGGCCACTTGGAGTCATGCGATGGAAATGAACACTTTTGTCGGTGTCATCTTAGTG ATACTGTTGTGCTGGAGTTCAACCAATACACACCTGGCTCAAGATGGAGGCAGTCTCTGGTCAACCGGAAGGACCACAGGGAAGAGGGCAACGAGGGCGTTGGATTCTACGGTGGAATAAGGAAACTCCACAAAAAGGATGAAATCTCTAAGTGGAAGCAGCTGTGGCCAACAGATATCCTGGAATAA